From Phycisphaerae bacterium:
CTGCCCTACCTGAATCCCCTTCGGGAAGTTTTTCTGCTTGTTCAATCCTCTCAATACAGCTTTCTATGTCTGAGTCGCAAATGACAAAAGTTGGTATGTCAAATTCCTGTGCTATCGCCACAAGCCGTGGCATATTGTTTTTTCCACCTGCTACAATAAAATGGCATCCATTCCGCCTAAAGCTTTTCCACTCTCCAGTTAAATTTAAATGTGTTGCAATAAACGCCACATCTTCTTCTCCCTCTACCAAAACTACCACCGGAGAAAAAAATATCTCCTTTTGGGATGTCTGCATAATTTGTCCCACTGTTGCCATAAGACTCGTGGGCGACTGAGCTTCCTTGCCAAATGCTTTTGTAATTCTTTTTTGTACTTTCTCATAATTCGCTGATTTAACTACGGAGCAAGGTTTTTTACCATATTTACGAAACATTCTTATATTTTTAAATCCTTTGCTGGATACGAAATACGGACTGTGACTCGTAACGATAACTTGAGAATTATTACCTGGTTCTGCTAATCTTTCTAACACGCTTTGCATATGTTGTGCCTGTGGCGGGTGTTGATAAAGTTCGGGTTCTTCAAATCCAAGAAGTAATTTAGAACCTCCCTTTTGTTCCGTTGCAACAAGTTCTTTCAAAATTGCTACAATAAAACCTCTTTGCATTCCATGTCCCATTCTTGAAATACCTTGATCGATAAAGGCATCTTCCCCTACTTTAGCTTTTGCAATCGGCCCTTTAACTCTTATAGGCTCACCATGCCACTCAAGCTCTAAATTTGCACGTGGATTAGTCCACTCCCTTAAACTGTCTTGTATAGACAAACCCAGCTCTTTTAAAGCACCTTTTTCTTTCTCGAGAATCTCATTATATCTATTTTCTATTTGTGACTCTAATTCGTCAATGTCACTTTTAAAATTGATCTTTGCCCTAACTGTTCTTTGTAGTAATTGTCCTAACGCTGTCTTGCTCCCTTCTTCTTGTTCACTTGAGGCATCTTTAACGGCTGGAATATAAACCCACTGAACTAAATCAGCAAGTCTATACAACCCTCCTGTAAATCCATAACATTGACACTCTGCATCTTCCATGCTGCATTCCGCTGATCTCTCATTTTCATATTTATGCAAAGCATCTTGCATTGTTGTTCCAGTAGTTGCTTTGGGTAATTCGGAAAATTTTTCACGTAATTCATTGTAAATCTTAGATAATTCGGCTACTTTAGCATCATCTTCTTTTGCTTTAAAATAAGACTTGAAATCTTTCATTACTAATCGAGAACCATATTGTTTGACAGGTGCCCTCTCAATCGTTTCATCCCATTCAGCTTTTGCAAATAAAACCAATTTATCTTGTCGAGCATATAGCTTAATCAACTCTTTTGCTTGTGTTGAAATTAAAGGATCATCTTCATTCGGCAAGTCTTCAAATGTTAGAGTTATTTTCACAGGTTGTTGAACGTTTCCGTGATGAAAATCTTCTTTTGTTAGATTCAATACGTCAGTTACTGTCGAATCATTGTTTCTAAAAAAAACATTAAGCGCCATCAACACAGCGGATTTCCCAGAGCCGTTAGGACCGACTAGGCATGTATAATCATCGAAATTAATAGTCTGATCTTTAAAAGATCTGAAATTTTCAATTCTTAACTCCGATAGTTTCATTTTATCCTCTATTATATTTTTAAATTTTACTTTGTCATTTTGCTTTTTAATTTTTGACATTTGATTTACCGCTGTTGTAATTCCTCGATGTTTTTCCGCCGTTCAGCGATTCGTTTTTTCTCTTCTGTCTCTTGCTTGTCGCGGCGTAGTTCTTAACGAAGTCGGATGTTTACGTAATTATTAAAAATCAAAGTAATCTGTGTAACTTGTGGCATAGCTATCAGCGATGAAACAAAATTCTATCTCTTTTCCCCCTAAAACTCAACGAAAAATATTTAGCAATATTAGCAGTGTGAATCCGTGTCGTTCCGTGTCTAAAAAAACCTGTGTCCTCTGCTGAAGCGTCGGAACGAAGTGTCGGAGCTGCAGCGCAGACCCCAGCGCTTAGTTTTGCCCGTGACAAAACTGCAGGGGTAGACCCCCGTATTTAAATATCGGTTAGCCCCCGGACCTGCCTGTCCGTCCGTAGATTTATCGAAGGCGGGTGCCGGGGGGTTAGCCCTGCCAATACCTTGGCAGGGTTCATCATATATTTAGCGCCTCTGCGGTCCCTGTGACTTTGCCTGCCCGTTCGTAGCCCCTGCCCTGCATAGCACGTAGTGCGGCGTAGGGTTGGCGAAGACGGGTGGTAAAATTAATTTTGTCTTTCGTGTTTCTTCCGTCCTTCGTGGTAAGAAACCGCATCTATCTCAAAATTTGCATAAAATGGCTGTTTTTTACCCCAATCCAGTCGAAAAAACCTAGTTTCGGACTTATTTCTTGATACTCTCGCCCAAAAATTGTTAAATATCTCCTATCTGTGGAACTTGTCCGCCCTCCGGCGGGTTGGAAATTGGAATTGTGTACTTTAAATAAAGGGTAAAAAATGGCAGATCTGAAAGCGTTAAGCGAAGCTGTAATTAAAGGCGACCAGAACAAGGCTCTCGAAATCACAAAAGCCGCTATCGGCGAAGGCATGGCACCGGCTACCATTCTCAACGATGGTCTCATCGCCGGCATGAACATAATTGGCGTACGTTTCAAGAACAATGAAGTTTACATTCCTGAGGTTCTCATTGCCGCTCGTGCGATGAAGACTGCTATGGAAGTCCTTGAACCGAAGCTCGTTGAAGCAGGCGTTAAGCCTTTGGCTAAAGCCGCGATAGGCACTGTACAGGGCGATTTGCACGATATAGGCAAGAACCTTGTTGTTATGATGCTTAAGGGTGCTGGTTTTGAGGTAGTTGACCTTGGCGTTGACGTCAGCGACAAAAAGTTTGTGGAAAAGGTAAAAGAGACGAATCCGAAAGTTGTCGGCATGAGTGCTCTTTTGACTACTACTATGCCTTCGATGGAAAAGACGATTAAGGCTCTTAAGGAAGCCGGCCTTACTGTAAAGACAATGATTGGCGGCGCTCCCGTCACCCAGGCCTACGCCGACAAAATCGGCGCGGACGGATATGCCCCAGACGCGGCATCGGCGGTTGACGTTGCGAAATCGCTGCTCAGTAAATAAATAATATTTTTAGCATACCAATGAAAACGGCACCGTGAAGGTGCCGTTTTTTTTATGGCATATCAAAAATAATACAGACAGATATTACAGCTTATACTATCACGTTTTTTTATACAAATCCCCCAATAAGACACATGGACAAATGGTAAAATTAGCCCTAAAGGCTTGACTTTCGCAAGTTG
This genomic window contains:
- a CDS encoding AAA family ATPase, with product MSKIKKQNDKVKFKNIIEDKMKLSELRIENFRSFKDQTINFDDYTCLVGPNGSGKSAVLMALNVFFRNNDSTVTDVLNLTKEDFHHGNVQQPVKITLTFEDLPNEDDPLISTQAKELIKLYARQDKLVLFAKAEWDETIERAPVKQYGSRLVMKDFKSYFKAKEDDAKVAELSKIYNELREKFSELPKATTGTTMQDALHKYENERSAECSMEDAECQCYGFTGGLYRLADLVQWVYIPAVKDASSEQEEGSKTALGQLLQRTVRAKINFKSDIDELESQIENRYNEILEKEKGALKELGLSIQDSLREWTNPRANLELEWHGEPIRVKGPIAKAKVGEDAFIDQGISRMGHGMQRGFIVAILKELVATEQKGGSKLLLGFEEPELYQHPPQAQHMQSVLERLAEPGNNSQVIVTSHSPYFVSSKGFKNIRMFRKYGKKPCSVVKSANYEKVQKRITKAFGKEAQSPTSLMATVGQIMQTSQKEIFFSPVVVLVEGEEDVAFIATHLNLTGEWKSFRRNGCHFIVAGGKNNMPRLVAIAQEFDIPTFVICDSDIESCIERIEQAEKLPEGDSGRADKIKGAKEGLNKQKEINKAIASLCGLQIEDTGKCETIRGNNIIMWKDSIGTEVERSFEGMEWQEAQDVIVKEYGFEEVKTKKKNGMVIAATLEKLHEKKKQSPILIDLCGRISQYAQKAGNGGKI
- a CDS encoding corrinoid protein, which produces MADLKALSEAVIKGDQNKALEITKAAIGEGMAPATILNDGLIAGMNIIGVRFKNNEVYIPEVLIAARAMKTAMEVLEPKLVEAGVKPLAKAAIGTVQGDLHDIGKNLVVMMLKGAGFEVVDLGVDVSDKKFVEKVKETNPKVVGMSALLTTTMPSMEKTIKALKEAGLTVKTMIGGAPVTQAYADKIGADGYAPDAASAVDVAKSLLSK